Genomic DNA from Haloplanus aerogenes:
CACGAACGCAGCCAGCAGGCCGCTCTCGGGGCCGCGAAGTACGACACCAACGATACCACAGAGGGCACCAAGGACGATTCCCAGACGGGGTTCGACGGACGACAGCGGGTACACGAGTGTTCGTAGTCACATACCGTCGAGAGTGTTCGTACGAATCGATTCGTCTCGTAAATAGTAGCAGCGCCTCGTGCCGCCGTAGTCTCCGCTATGAGCCGTGAATGAACGCCGCCGCGTCACGACCATATTCGGGCCAATCGTTATTTCGCGAAAATATATATTATCCAATATGTCTCAAGCAGCTTCGACAGTCAAACGTCTAGCTGCAATAAGCGTCATTGCCCTCGTCGTCACGGGTCTCGCAGTGTACGGACCACCGATCGGATTCGCCGGTGACACCGACGATGCCGACGACGACCAAGCCCGACGCTCGGCTGACGCTCCGCTCCGCCCGTCGATAACCAGTGTCGATAGTCGATTCTCCGATGTCACGGGGACGGAAACCGCCGTCAAGAGTGATGTTCGCGTTCGTGTACCGGCGGCGGCACGTGAGGGCGATGTCGTCGTCGACTATGCGGTTGCGATGAACGACGTACAGATGGCGTCGACAGAGCGGCGCGTCGCCATCAATCGGGGTACGACGACCGCTCTCCTGACAACTCGTTTCTCCCACGACCGCATCGTGCTGTGGTGGGTGAATCACATCCGAAACGAGCAGCGGACCGAACGTACTGTCACTGTCTCCTTACGGACTTCGGGCAATACCCCCGACAGGGTCGAGAAGCGCCGAACGATCGAAACGGCGATGCTCTCCGAGTTCAATTCCACGGCAACTCGTCCAGTCGGGAGCAACGTGACCGGCGGACGGTCCTTCCTCTACGTCAAGGAGACCACTGCCCGCTGGGCTTCCATCGACTCGTCGAACAGTCGGATCGAGGTACGGCTGGTCGCATACAATCCGAACGCCTATCCGGTGCCCATCTACGGGTTCGGATATCGGGCGACGATGAACGGCATCGAGATGGGTAAAAGCGTCTCCGAAACGCGGGGTGTCATCCCCCCGAGGTCGAACCGTACCGTTCGCCTGACCGTAACGCTTGACCACGACCGACTCGACGAGTGGTGGCGGACCCACCTCGAACGCGGGGAGACGACGGAGTTTCGTATCGACTTCTCGACGCG
This window encodes:
- a CDS encoding LEA type 2 family protein, which encodes MNERRRVTTIFGPIVISRKYILSNMSQAASTVKRLAAISVIALVVTGLAVYGPPIGFAGDTDDADDDQARRSADAPLRPSITSVDSRFSDVTGTETAVKSDVRVRVPAAAREGDVVVDYAVAMNDVQMASTERRVAINRGTTTALLTTRFSHDRIVLWWVNHIRNEQRTERTVTVSLRTSGNTPDRVEKRRTIETAMLSEFNSTATRPVGSNVTGGRSFLYVKETTARWASIDSSNSRIEVRLVAYNPNAYPVPIYGFGYRATMNGIEMGKSVSETRGVIPPRSNRTVRLTVTLDHDRLDEWWRTHLERGETTEFRIDFSTRAESQSGVVQLPLDSLTYTHRIETELFANRTGTGVQTATTSSRVLGTPGESTISVVDLR